Proteins co-encoded in one Quercus robur chromosome 8, dhQueRobu3.1, whole genome shotgun sequence genomic window:
- the LOC126694208 gene encoding WUSCHEL-related homeobox 5-like has product MEDGMSGFCIKARGGGNGSTGTKCGRWNPTTEQVKVLTDLFRSGLRTPSTDQIQKISTQLSFYGKIESKNVFYWFQNHKARERQKRRRVSIDDKDFIRQDQQEKVSSAKHFAEIHEVSEPERVIETLQLFPLNSFDEPEKLRLHANEYFMDTTAYSYNFGTEMDHPPLDLRLSFL; this is encoded by the exons ATGGAAGATGGAATGTCAGGTTTTTGCATTAAAGCTCGTGGTGGTGGTAATGGAAGCACTGGAACCAAGTGTGGGCGTTGGAATCCAACTACTGAACAGGTTAAAGTTCTGACTGACTTGTTCAGGTCCGGACTTCGAACACCGAGCACTGATCAGATTCAGAAGATCTCCACTCAGCTCAGCTTTTACGGAAAGATTGAGAGTAAGAACGTCTTTTACTGGTTTCAGAACCATAAAGCTAGGGAAAGACAGAAGCGGCGTAGAGTTTCCATTGATGATAAAGATTTCATCAGGCAAGATCAGCAGGAAAAAGTTTCATCTGCAAAAC ATTTCGCAGAAATACATGAGGTTTCGGAGCCTGAAAGAGTGATTGAGACCCTTCAACTTTTCCCATTAAATTCCTTTGATGAGCCTGAGAAGCTGAGACTACATGCTAATGAGTACTTCATGGATACTACAGCTTATTCATACAATTTTGGGACTGAAATGGATCATCCACCGTTGGATCTGCGCTTAAGCTTTCTGTAA
- the LOC126697673 gene encoding eukaryotic translation initiation factor 3 subunit F: protein MAASEHTVLQFGTSSSTLTAKIHPLVIFNICDCYVRRPDQAERVIGTLLGSILPDGTVDIRNSYAVPHSESADQVALDIEYHHNMLVSHQKVNPKEVIVGWYSTGLGVTGGSALIHEFYSREVPNPIHLTVDTGFNNGEGTIKAYVSSNLSLGDRQLAAQFQEVPLDLRMVEAERVGFDILKTTMVDKLPNDLEGMEASMERLLALIDDVYKYVDNVVEGHVAPDNSIGRFISETVSSLPRLSPPAFDKLVNDSLQDNLLLLYLSSITRTQLSLAEKLNTAAQIL from the exons atggcgGCTAGCGAGCACACCGTGTTGCAGTTCGGAACGTCGTCGTCGACCTTGACAGCCAAAATTCACCCTCTGGTCATCTTCAACATCTGCGACTGCTACGTCAGACGCCCTGACCAAGCCGAGCGCGTCATCGGCACTCTCCTCGGTTCGATCTTACCTGATGGCACCGTCGACATCCGCAACTCTTATGCCGTTCCTCACAGCGAGTCCGCCGatcag GTTGCTTTAGATATTGAGTACCATCACAATATGTTAGTGTCACACCAGAAAGTGAATCCGAAGGAAGTCATTGTTGGATG GTATTCAACTGGTCTTGGGGTAACTGGTGGTAGTGCACTGATCCATGAATTTTATTCAAGAGAAGTTCCCAACCCAATTCATTTGACTGTTGACACGGGATTCAACAATGGAGAGGGTACCATAAAGGCTTATGTTTCTTCCAATTTGTCACTTGGAGACCGGCAACTTGCTGCACAATTTCAGGAAGTTCCGCTGGATCTTCGTATGGTTGAAGCTGAACGAGTTGGAT TTGATATTCTAAAGACAACAATGGTTGACAAACTCCCAAATGATTTAGAAGGGATGGAAGCTTCAATGGAAAGGCTATTAGCTCTAATTGATGATGTCTACAAATATGTTGACAATGTTGTG GAAGGGCATGTTGCTCCAGATAATAGCATAGGGAGATTTATATCAGAGACTGTATCATCACTTCCCAGACTGTCACCACCAGCTTTTGATAAGCTTGTAAATGACAGCCTACAG gACAATTTGCTCTTGCTCTATTTGTCAAGCATCACCAGGACACAGCTCAGCTTAGCTGAGAAGTTGAACACAGCTGCTCAGATCCTGTAA